CGGTCGGCCAGGAGTTAGCTGATGCCCCGCAAAAAGGCGTTTGCGCTGCGAATGAGCGATGACATCTTCGCCGCCATTCAGCGCTGGGCTGACGACGACCTGCGCTCCGTCAACGGCCAGATCGAGTTTCTGTTGCGGGAGGCGCTGCGGGACAGCGGCCGGATTCCGCCGCCAAAGGCGGATCCGGCGCCGGGCACTAAGACGCCCGACGACGGAGACGGCTAGCCCGAGGCCAGCGCAGCGATGCGCTCCTCTAGCGGCGGGTGCGTCATCATCAGGCGCTTAAGCCCCGCCGTGCCTTTGCCGCTGATGCCAAACGCTTCCACCGAGTCGGGCAACGAGCTGTGGCCATAGGTCTGGCTCAGCCGCCGTAGCGCGCTGATCATCTTGTCCCGACCTGCCAGCTCCGCCCCGCCCTG
The genomic region above belongs to Pseudomonadota bacterium and contains:
- a CDS encoding Arc family DNA binding domain-containing protein; the protein is MPRKKAFALRMSDDIFAAIQRWADDDLRSVNGQIEFLLREALRDSGRIPPPKADPAPGTKTPDDGDG